The Oncorhynchus clarkii lewisi isolate Uvic-CL-2024 chromosome 29, UVic_Ocla_1.0, whole genome shotgun sequence genome contains a region encoding:
- the LOC139388672 gene encoding uncharacterized protein produces the protein MQRPQVTSGTPLQIPPQPVPKNRHPILLYSIQPLLRETVISKEGHPHPQPDSPQTCGTQGAGHSCWSLDVRVAVLLVIVAGALILILLYRLLQLRHRLRLAQARHALEYYSFYHTATYTLKDPRLPRILPTNGDAIEVTPVANPVAPIVVTPVPPPPVSPPPTLPLPPPPILSLPPRLPPPPLLPPPLLPLSSSLSLPLPLPIIHTTPPSPHQSWGASSDAEVYSRIGAFRPSRLSSLSHSQVILFEHSSL, from the coding sequence ATGCAGAGGCCACAGGTTACTAGTGGCACCCCGCTACAGATCCCACCACAGCCTGTACCCAAGAACAGGCAccccatcctcctgtactccatcCAACCCTTACTGAGGGAGACAGTTATCAGTAAGGAAGGCCACCCCCATCCCCAGCCTGACTCCCCCCAGACCTGTGGCACTCAAGGCGCAGGCCACAGCTGCTGGAGCCTGGATGTGAGAGTGGCCGTGCTGCTGGTGATCGTGGCTGGAGCTCTGATACTGATCCTGCTCTACAGACTCCTCCAGCTGAGGCACAGACTGAGGCTGGCCCAGGCTCGACATGCCCTGGAGTACTACAGTTTCTACCACACCGCCACCTACACCCTCAAGGACCCCAGGCTGCCTCGGATACTGCCCACGAATGGAGATGCTATAGAGGTCACCCCTGTGGCCAACCCTGTGGCCCCTATTGTTGTCaccccagtaccacctccaccgGTCTCCCCACCACccactcttcccctccctccaccccccatcTTGTCTCTACCCCCTCgcctacctccccctcctctactGCCTCCACCActtctcccactctcttcctcactctctctccctctgcccctgcCCATCATCCACACCACCCCACCCAGCCCTCACCAGTCCTGGGGCGCCAGCTCGGATGCAGAGGTGTACTCTCGGATCGGAGCGTTCAGACCATCCAGGCTGTCCAGCCTCAGCCACTCACAGGTCATCCTGTTTGAACATTCCTCTCTCTGA